Genomic window (Caldinitratiruptor microaerophilus):
CTCACCTCCACCGACCCACAGGATCTGGCCATCCGGGCGTGGGAGCCCGGCCACCGCCTCTTCGAGGTCCGGGCCGGGCAGGTGCGGGAGCGGAAGGAGTGAGAGCCGTGTTTCTCCACGTGGGCGACGACGTCGTGGTGAGCCTGAAGGACCTGATCCTCATCCTGGACCTCCGTTCTGCGGCGCACGCCGAGGCCACCCGGACCTTCCTGCGCCGCTGCGCCGCGGAGGGGCGGGTGCTCAGCGGCTCGGAAGCGAACGCCAAGTCCGTGGTCGTCACACGGGACGGCGTCCACTACTCGCCGATCTCCTCGCTCACCCTCATGCGGCGGGCGAACCTGCTGCGCCAGGCCTTGCCGGGCCAGCTTGTATGGTAGAATAGGTCTGTTGGAGATTGCGATTCGCCGGCCCGCTCGCCCGCTCCGGGCGTGCCCCCGGTGCGGTGCATGAGCGGGTCAGGGGATCGCCGCGGCTGCAAGGAGGGGCAAGGGTGCGCGAGGAGCAGGAGTTCACGGCGAGCAGCCCGGCCGACAGCGCCAACGGGAACGGAAGGTACACGGCTCACGAGATCCAGGTCCTGGAGGGGCTCGAGGCCGTCCGCCGGCGGCCCGGCATGTACATCGGGTCCACCGGCACGAAGGGCCTGCACCACCTGGTCTGGGAGGTCGTGGACAACGCCGTCGACGAGCACCTCGCGGGCTTCTGCCGTCACATCCGTGTGACCCTGCACCGCGACGGCTCCTGCTCCGTGCGGGATGACGGCCGCGGCTTTCCCGTCGACGTCCACCCCGTCACCGGCCGGCCCGCCGTGGAAACCGTGCTGACCCGGCTGCACGCCGGCGGCAAGTTCGGGGGCGGCGGCTACAAGGTCGCGGGCGGCCTGCACGGCGTGGGCGTCTCCGTGGTGAACGCGCTGTCCGAGTACCTCACCGTCGAGGTCTGGCGGGAGGAGGGCCACTACCGGCAGGAGTTCCGCCGGGGCGACCCGGTCGCCGACCTGGTGCGGCTCGGCGACGCCCGGCCGGAGGACCGGGGCTCGCTCGTGCGCTTCAAGCCGGATGCGGAGGTCTTCGAGACCGTCGAGTTCCAGTTCGAGGTGATTGCCAGCCGGCTGCGGGAGATGGCGTTCCTCAACCCGGGCCTGTCGATCGAGTTCCTCGACGAGCGCACCGGGGAGGAGATCCGCTTCCGCTACACCGGCGGCCTGTCCTCGTTCGTCCGCTACCTCAACCGCACCCGCACGCCCCTGCACCGCGATCCCGTCACGATCCACGCCGAGCGCGACGGCAGCGTGATCGACCTCGCCATCCAGTACAACGACGGCTACACCGAGAACCTGTACTCCTTCGCCAACAACATCCGGACCCACGAGGGCGGCACCCACGAGACCGGTTTCAAGACGGCCCTCACTCGCGTCCTGAACGACTACGGCCGGCGCACGAAGATCCTGAAGGACGACGAGAGCCTGTCCGGCGACGACGTGCGCGAAGGCCTGACCGCCATCCTCTCCGTGAAGCTGCCCGAGCCCCAGTTCGAGGGTCAGACGAAGACGAAGCTCGGCAACAGCGAGATGGCCGGCCTGGTCAACTCGGTCGTGGGCGAGGAACTCGCCACCTTCCTCGAGGAGAACCCGCAGGTGGGTCGCCGGATCGTGGAGAAGGCGGTCCTGGCGTCCAGGGCCCGCGAGGCCGCGCGCCGGGCGCGGGAACTCACCCGGCGCAAGGGCGCCCTCGAAGTGACTTCGCTCCCCGGAAAGCTCACCGACTGCACCTCACGGGACCCGGGCGAGTCGGAGCTCTTCCTGGTCGAGGGCGACTCGGCCGGCGGCTCGGCGAAGCAGGCCCGGGACCGCCGGACCCAGGCCGTGCTGCCGCTCAGGGGCAAGATCCTCAACGTCGAGAAGGCCCGCCTTGACAAGGCGTTGAGCCACGAGGAGATCCGGGCGATCATCACCGCCCTCGGCACCGGGATCAAGGAGGAG
Coding sequences:
- the remB gene encoding extracellular matrix regulator RemB, whose amino-acid sequence is MFLHVGDDVVVSLKDLILILDLRSAAHAEATRTFLRRCAAEGRVLSGSEANAKSVVVTRDGVHYSPISSLTLMRRANLLRQALPGQLVW
- the gyrB gene encoding DNA topoisomerase (ATP-hydrolyzing) subunit B, whose translation is MREEQEFTASSPADSANGNGRYTAHEIQVLEGLEAVRRRPGMYIGSTGTKGLHHLVWEVVDNAVDEHLAGFCRHIRVTLHRDGSCSVRDDGRGFPVDVHPVTGRPAVETVLTRLHAGGKFGGGGYKVAGGLHGVGVSVVNALSEYLTVEVWREEGHYRQEFRRGDPVADLVRLGDARPEDRGSLVRFKPDAEVFETVEFQFEVIASRLREMAFLNPGLSIEFLDERTGEEIRFRYTGGLSSFVRYLNRTRTPLHRDPVTIHAERDGSVIDLAIQYNDGYTENLYSFANNIRTHEGGTHETGFKTALTRVLNDYGRRTKILKDDESLSGDDVREGLTAILSVKLPEPQFEGQTKTKLGNSEMAGLVNSVVGEELATFLEENPQVGRRIVEKAVLASRAREAARRARELTRRKGALEVTSLPGKLTDCTSRDPGESELFLVEGDSAGGSAKQARDRRTQAVLPLRGKILNVEKARLDKALSHEEIRAIITALGTGIKEECDPAKARYNKIIIMTDADVDGSHIRTLLLTFFYRYMRPLVEAGYIYAARPPLYLIRKGKQHYYAYSEEEKDRIVARLGGVTDKPQRYKGLGEMNPEQLWETTMNPATRTLIQVSLEDAMAADQIFDILMGERVEPRREFIEQHAHEVEELDTIG